The genomic DNA GGATGAGCGTTGGGAATGAAAAAAGCAGCCCCACGATTTTCGCCTGAAGATACCCTACTCCCCCCAGCTTGAAAACCAGCAGAGATAAAAGCGTCGTGGCCGATTTTAGAAAGAAGACAAGACGAAAATCATGAAGCGGATTGAAATTCCCGTAAAGAATCATATTTCGGGCATATGATGTATACTGGGCCGGGTCGGTATAAACATCCTGGCTGATTGAAAGGTCGACCGGCGGGTCGGCCGAAAGTTGATTTAGACGCAGGAAGAGCGACATCGCCGCCAGAATAATGAAGGCGATCGCCTCAAATTTAATCGGCAGTTTATAGGTTTCTTTATTTTCCAAGGAATTCCCTTATTTTGGATGAAATAAAACCGACCTGCTCGTCGGCCAATTCAGGATATATCGGCAGCGATAAAATCCTCCCCGATAATCTCTCGGTGATCGGATAATGGCCTGCGGCATAACCGGCCTCAAGATAACCTTTCTGACGATGAATAGGAATCGGATAATGTATGAGCGTCGGGATGCCCGATTCGGAGAGAAAGTTCTGAAGTCCATCCCGGTCGTCAACTTCGATCACAAAGAGATGATAGACCGGATAGCAATCCGGAAACTCGCCCGGCAGAACCACCGGCAGGTCTCTTAGGTTCCGGCGATATCGGGCCGCCACCCGGTTTCGCTGCTTGTTCCATTCTTCAAGGTGTTTGAGTTTGACCCCCAGGACTGCCCCCTGAATTCCATCCATCCGGGCGTTGTAGCCAATCAGGTCATGATGATATTTCCGGTCGGAGCCGTGGTCGCGAAGCTTGCGGATGGTTGCCGCCAGCTTGATATCCGAGGTCACCACCGCTCCCCCCTCGCCGTAAGCGCCGAGGTTTTTCCCCGGATAAAATGAGAAACATCCGGCCAGCCCGAATGAACCGGCCGGCTTCCCCTTGAATCCGGCGCCATGCGCCTGGCAGGCATCCTCGATAACAATCAGATTATGTTTCCCGGCAATAACATTAAGCTTTTCCATATCGACCATACAGCCATAAAGATGAACCGGAATTATAACCCTTGTTTTCGAGGTAATAGCTTCCTCAATCTTCGAAAGGT from Candidatus Zixiibacteriota bacterium includes the following:
- a CDS encoding DegT/DnrJ/EryC1/StrS family aminotransferase yields the protein MKINFLDLKAQYDSIKTEIDEAIGQVINSSSFVLGPAVARFEEDFARFCRCGQTVAVNSGTSALFLTMKGLDIGPGDEVITAANTFMATAAAIIYTGATPVLVDVDPVTSNIDLSKIEEAITSKTRVIIPVHLYGCMVDMEKLNVIAGKHNLIVIEDACQAHGAGFKGKPAGSFGLAGCFSFYPGKNLGAYGEGGAVVTSDIKLAATIRKLRDHGSDRKYHHDLIGYNARMDGIQGAVLGVKLKHLEEWNKQRNRVAARYRRNLRDLPVVLPGEFPDCYPVYHLFVIEVDDRDGLQNFLSESGIPTLIHYPIPIHRQKGYLEAGYAAGHYPITERLSGRILSLPIYPELADEQVGFISSKIREFLGK